The genomic region TGGTGCGCCAGATACATGTCCAGGCCATCCGGCTCGGGCTTGCCCGAAAGGTATGGCCGCCCATCGCGTTGGTGGCGGTTGACCAGCTGGTCGCGGTTGTCCAGGTACAGCTGTGCAGCCGCCTGGGTGTTCGCGACGGCATCGAACTCGCGGCCACGGATGCCGTATGCCTCGGCCGTGCCCGGCACGAACTGGAACAGGCCCTTCGCACCGCCGGGGCCACGTGAGGCATGCTCATCGAACTGGCCACCGGTCTCGATATAGGCGAATCGCAGGAAGTCGTCGCGCGGGATGCCCCGTGCATTGGCTTCGCGCTCGATGATGTCCAGGACTTCCTCGCGGGTGTAATCACGCGCCATTTGATGCTCCTTGAGATTGTTGAGGTGCGGCTCTGCCGCATTGCGTCAACCGGGCGAATCCTTTCGCCTTGAGCTCTCGGTCAACCGGGTAAAGCAGAAGTACTACAGATCGTCTGTCAGGTATTTCCGGTTCGCGGCGTCGAAGCTGTACTCGAGGACATCGGACGAGCCCAGAGTCCGCGTCTGCCCGGGGCCATCGACGACGGTGCCATTGCGCTCCACCCGGAGCATCGGCATCGGACTGTCATCCTGCGGGACGAATTGCAGCGTGCCCGAGCTGTTCGCGCACGCCAGCCTGCCCGCGTCCTGGTCACACGAAGCGCTGTTGTCCTCGCCGATATAGACATTGCCCACGTAGGTCCAGTGATGCTCGTCGATCGGCACCTCTTTAGCCGGATTGAACACGAACAGGTCGAATGACTCGATGCGGACGCCCGACTGCAGCGATGAGGTTGGGACGGCAAGCAGCAGACGCCCCTCCCGGGTGCGGAACTCCTGTGCCTTGCGTCCGGGATCGACCTCGTTGCCCTTGTCATGGGCGCCGAACCTGCCGATGTACGGCTCCGCACCGACAAGGCTCCAAGGGGTTTCGCTTCCTTCGTCCGTCAGCAGGAACGTGGCGTTCGACAGGTCGACCTGATCATCCGGCCCCGGGACGTGCTCGCCATCGGCAGGAAAGCGCTCCTGGGTGGCGTAGGCGAATCCGGTGAAGTAGCGCTTGCCATCCAGTTCGAATGAGTGGCCGTACCAGTATGTCGCCCACGCACCGTTCGCAATCTCGTAGGAGACGGCCCCATCGCCGTCCTTCTGGTAGATGAAGTACAGCACTCCATCCGGTGCCGGCGGCTTGATTGCGATGGCTCCGGTGTCGTTTTTTGCGTCCATGGTTACAGCGTCCTGAGTGTTTGATGCATTGTCCGCAATCTCGCTTGACACCATGCGATTGTCCTCTGGGGATCCACCGGTATCACAGCCCGCAAGCAAAGCCGCCGCTGCAAGAAGCGGCGCCGCGACAGAAGAAAACCCGGACATCCCCAAGTATCGGTTCATCATTCCATGCTCACATGTCGACCTGGAAGAACGGCCCATGCCAGCGGCCTCAGCGTGCCAACCCGGCCTGCTCGGCCGCCTGCTCCTGAGCCCGCTGCTGCAGGGACTCCTGCTCGCGCACCGGATCCGGGCACGGTCGGCAAGCGGCCACGTGCTGGTTCCAGGCCTGCTGGGCACTCGGGTCGATCTGGCCGGACGTCAGTCGATCCAGGCGGGATATGGCCTCCTGGACTTCCGGCGATGCCTGCGTCTGCTCCTGCCGCTGTTGTTCGATGGACTCGAGTGTGCGCGGACCGGCGATACCGTCCACTTTCAAGCCATGTTCGCGCTGATAGGCACGTACGGCGTGCCCGGTATTCGCTCCGAAATCGCCATCCAGTGACAGCGGCTTGCCGTCGCGGCCGGTGTAGCCCAGCTCGTGCAGGCTTTGCTGCAACTCGCGGATGGGATCGCCTTTCTCGCCGTGACGGAGCAGGCCGTCGGCCAGTGGATCGGTCCTGGCCGCGGACGGCCTCGCCTGTGTCCGCTGCTCCGGATCGATCGCCGTTGCCACTCGCCAGGCCTCATCGGAAGACAAGCCACGATCGATTGCAGCCGCATACCCGGCGCGCATCTGGGTGAGCGCGGCTTCACTCTGTTCAAGGCTGATGTGCGCGCGATTGGCGCCACCGTAGTAACTGCGGCCCTCCTTGTAAGGATCGCCAAAGCTGGCCCACTCACGGGCAAGTCCATGCTGCGCCTGCTCAAGGGTCACCCCCGGCTTGCCTTCGATGTAATCACGGACACCGGGCTGTTTCTGCCGCAGCAGGTAATCCGTGAAGATCCGGTCCTGCAGTTCGGGGGTGAATGCTTCATCGCGGTCCAGCCCCAATCGGGCGACGGCGGCATCCATGGTGCCGGGGATGATCTGATACTTGCCGACGGCGAACAGCCGGTCGGGATCCCGGCGCGGCAGATGCTGCAGGTCCTGGACTTCGCCCAGCGTGAAGCTGGAAAAGTCCATCGGCGCGCCGCCCGCGCGGATGCGCTCATTGCCAGCGGCATCCGTGTACGTGCCACGGTTGTAGGCGTTGTAGCCGGCGGCGCCCGATTCGCCGCGATACATCAGGTCATGGATCGGATTGGCCATGGTGAAACTCCATTTCGTGTCAAGGTCGGTTGAAAAATGACTCGAAGCGTCTCGTCCATAAGTCGTCCTTCGGTCATGACAAGCCGGCTGTCTGGCTTGCACTTGCAGACCGGCCCTTGCATACCGGCCTGCATCCGGCGCGTCACTGCGCCGCGGATGAACGGATCAACTCGTTCGCCCCTCCCACGGCCACCGATCAATGGCAGCCACGGGAGCCTCATTCTACCTGTCTTTCGATTCGACGAACTCCCAGCCTGAAACCTGAAGCCCGGCATCCTCCCCTGTCTCGCTCCAGTACTCCACTTCGCCATACCCTGTTGCTTCAAGAATAGAGGCGCTTTCCGGATGGTGGAACCGTACCAGACAGCGGGCATCGCCACTGCAGGCGTCCAATTCCGGCAGTTCGTCACAGATCCTGCACGCAATCAACCGGGGGTTACTGGCGCAAAAGTCGTCGGCATCCGCACCTGCCAGGTTGGCCCTGCACCCGGGATTGACGACCGGCTTCCAACCCTTGCCCAGAACCAGTCTCCGGAAATCGCCATAGGCCATGCCCGGCTTGAACTGGGCAGCGAGGTCTGTGGCAGGGTCGGGCTTTTCGGACGCAGGGGGGCGATCGCCCATGGTGGACTCCTTGGCTTGAATGCCTGACAGGTCTTGTACTTGCGCTTGCGAGTCAGGCGCCTGTGATGTGTCGCACGCGGCTAGTAATGTCGCCTGAAACAGTAGCGCCACTGTGAGAGCGAGCCGTTGCAGTAGATGTCGGACTGGCTTCTTCTGTTGCTTCATTTCGTGTCCTGCATGTTCCACGAATCAGTGGGCGGCCCACTCTGACCTCTATTCTGAGAATTCATGAAAGCGCAAGGCAAGATCATGGGCGACAACATCCGAATCAAGCGGATGACCCATTTGGGCCATCCACCTGAACGAAGATATGGCATGCCTATCAGGGAGTTAATTACACTTCCCGGCAGCTCTCAGCAGATCGTTGCAATTTCCACTTGATTCAGAAGCTGACTGACTCGCCGCTCCTTTCTGGCTGCAGATGGCATCGGAGACAAGACGCCCGGTTACAGAAACCGTTCCCGTGACGTAGCACACATAGTTCTTCCCCGAGCTGGTCCGGACCTCATAATCCGTCCGCACACCGGAATCCACTCTGTTCGAAATAGTGAACTGATCTGGCGACAGCCCAAGTGAAGACGCTGTTCTTTGCGTAAGCGAATCTTCAGTCACAGCCATTGATGCACATCCGGCAAGCGCAAGGCAGACCGAAGAAAGGACGATGATCTTCATGTTGCTCATATACATTTTCCTTGTTTAGAGATGACGCTAGTCCATAAAGAATTGTCACACTAACGAATTGGGAGTGATGCGCCCCAAGCAGTTCATACTGAATGTATTCCCCCGATGCAAGCAGAGACAGCTCCGTCCGATTGCGCGATTACGTGCTGATCCCAAGCCTGCTGCGCGGCCGGAACGATCTGGCAGGTGAGGGGCTGGTCATCATCTGCATCAGCGGCTCGCGCATCTGACCGGTCAATACCCGGTAGCCCTGCACCATCACCCACAGCGTCAGCAATACCAGCGCGACAAACTGCACCAGCTGTATCACGCGGCCGATCACGCCATCGCCGAACATGCGAATGTCATGGGCCAGGCGGTCCAGCACGTAACGGACACCGCCTGGTTTCGAATGCTCGCTCACCTTGACTCTCCCCACCTGCATGGCGGCGAGGGGAGGTTTAAGGTGGATGGTGGCGTCCATGCCCGTCATGGATGGCCTCAGCGCGCCAGTCCGGCCTGCTCGGACTGCTGTGCCTGAAGCACTTCCTGTTCGCGCACCGGCTCCATGCGCTGGCGGTGCATGGCCACATCGCGGTCCCAGGCTTCGCGTGCAGCCGGGTCGAATTCACCTGCCAGCAGACGATCCAGGCGTGCCGTCGCTTCAGCTGCGGCACTCGGCCGCAGCGGCGGACCGCCCATGTCCGTGCGTGGCAGAGACTCCGGCCACTTGAGTGGACCGTCCGAATCGAACAGCCCCGAACCTTGTACGCCTTGGCCAGGCCGTGCTCGTGCCGCCTCCCGCGCTTCGCGCGACGCCTGCTCGCGTGCTTCACGCGCCGCAGGTTCGCCGGCCTCGACCGGTCCGCGCAGCCAATCGACGCCGTCCTGCAGCAAGCCGCCCGGGCCGCGGGCCCCGCGGGTGATGCCGCGGCGAATGCCTTCTACGTCACCGCGGTAGTCCTCGATCATCCGGCTGTGCTGGTCCGCCAAACGGCGGGCTTCCGGATTGCGCAGGATGGACACATCGGGCCGGCCTTCGCCGTCCACGTCCAGGAAATGGTGCATGTTGTGGCTGCCGAACGAGCGCATGGCCGCCGCTATCGGCATGTCCCCGACCAACGCATCCACGAATCGGTTGTCGTGGTAACCCGATTGATGCAGCCGGGTGACTTCCTCGGGCAGGGCGTAGTGGCGGACCTGGCCGTAATGCGGGCTGCCCGAGCTGACCACGTCGGTCGCCATGACATGGTTGAGCACCTTGTCTCCGCCTTCGGGGATGCGAAGGTTCAGGCTCACTGCGCCGTAGGCGTTGAAGGTCTCGCCGCGCAGGTCGAAGTGGTGGGCGGTGACCTGGGCCAACGTGCCGCCCAGTGAGTGACCGGTGACGGAGACTTCGGGGGCTTGGCCGTACTGCGCAACGAACTCCGGATTGTTTGCATATTCCTTTGCACGCCTGGTCAACGCGATAGCATCGTCAACCTGCAGGTTATTGCGCGTCAGCACCATGCCGGCATCGGCAGCGATGATGTCTTTCACGAAGTCACGGTCGGGCTCGGTGCCGCGATGCGCCACTACGATGGCACCGGAATCCACCTGCTGGTAGATCGTGCCTTGGTAGCCGGTGCGCGGGTTGTCAAGGTGATCGACGACCTTGTAGGTCACGCCGCCGATCTCGACTTCCTCTTTTGCACTTGCGAGCTGCGCCAGATTCCCGTCACGG from Lysobacter alkalisoli harbors:
- a CDS encoding peptidoglycan-binding protein → MANPIHDLMYRGESGAAGYNAYNRGTYTDAAGNERIRAGGAPMDFSSFTLGEVQDLQHLPRRDPDRLFAVGKYQIIPGTMDAAVARLGLDRDEAFTPELQDRIFTDYLLRQKQPGVRDYIEGKPGVTLEQAQHGLAREWASFGDPYKEGRSYYGGANRAHISLEQSEAALTQMRAGYAAAIDRGLSSDEAWRVATAIDPEQRTQARPSAARTDPLADGLLRHGEKGDPIRELQQSLHELGYTGRDGKPLSLDGDFGANTGHAVRAYQREHGLKVDGIAGPRTLESIEQQRQEQTQASPEVQEAISRLDRLTSGQIDPSAQQAWNQHVAACRPCPDPVREQESLQQRAQEQAAEQAGLAR
- a CDS encoding lipase family protein; translated protein: MKPTSQQYADLADHCYDRDGNLAQLASAKEEVEIGGVTYKVVDHLDNPRTGYQGTIYQQVDSGAIVVAHRGTEPDRDFVKDIIAADAGMVLTRNNLQVDDAIALTRRAKEYANNPEFVAQYGQAPEVSVTGHSLGGTLAQVTAHHFDLRGETFNAYGAVSLNLRIPEGGDKVLNHVMATDVVSSGSPHYGQVRHYALPEEVTRLHQSGYHDNRFVDALVGDMPIAAAMRSFGSHNMHHFLDVDGEGRPDVSILRNPEARRLADQHSRMIEDYRGDVEGIRRGITRGARGPGGLLQDGVDWLRGPVEAGEPAAREAREQASREAREAARARPGQGVQGSGLFDSDGPLKWPESLPRTDMGGPPLRPSAAAEATARLDRLLAGEFDPAAREAWDRDVAMHRQRMEPVREQEVLQAQQSEQAGLAR